Proteins co-encoded in one Spiroplasma gladiatoris genomic window:
- a CDS encoding PTS transporter subunit EIIC, producing the protein MIKKDYINSAQELFNSLGGYENIISFMHCMTRMRFQLKNWDIVNEEEIKKASYSTGIKKNVGGNEYQVIIGMDVKNFYETFCKINNYDIDGKTIIDKNIKVSSDDINFVTKQNDEISKMKGKFRVKGITNKCLSFISKVFSPIVYPLIGYGLLLTIWSLLTVEWNGANTSAGDSVHFLGQFADILNVLTSTFSLFITIAVGYTVFKAMRCTPIYGILIAVVLTAPGLINMGDVKPEEGQTILGQYPGWTLFGEGTTYPFKINFNGLMVPMIIVAIFGAYMERWTSKIKNVTARNILSPVLIIAVTFLFSVFIIAPIGMLFTNYLSISVNWLSTNYIAKYIAVPLIGALYGPLVITGLHHSLTPIILQGQAMYGATIIQGLCTLSNVSQGVATIAFVVLNRKVKQLKELGISNGVSAIVGGITEPSLFTVNLKHLYPLIACSIGVFCGSLVLVASNTYALQGASSIFGYLMFQHKAPDATGVSTWFGGGFLWGAISILVSCCVTFLMTIILGKVKYFSQRTRNLLLEDFNEDIFELKKTYKENKKIKTNRV; encoded by the coding sequence ATGATTAAAAAAGATTATATTAACAGTGCTCAAGAATTATTTAATAGTCTTGGTGGTTATGAAAACATCATTTCATTTATGCACTGTATGACTAGAATGAGATTTCAACTTAAAAATTGAGACATAGTAAATGAAGAAGAGATAAAAAAAGCAAGTTATTCAACTGGTATTAAAAAAAATGTTGGAGGAAATGAATATCAAGTCATAATTGGGATGGATGTTAAAAATTTCTATGAAACATTTTGTAAGATTAATAACTATGATATTGATGGAAAAACTATAATTGATAAAAACATAAAAGTCTCAAGTGATGATATAAATTTTGTTACTAAACAAAATGATGAAATATCAAAAATGAAAGGTAAATTTCGAGTAAAAGGAATTACTAATAAGTGTTTATCTTTTATAAGTAAAGTTTTTTCCCCAATAGTTTATCCCTTAATTGGATATGGACTTTTATTAACAATTTGATCGTTATTAACTGTAGAATGAAATGGAGCTAATACTTCAGCTGGAGATAGTGTTCATTTTTTAGGACAATTTGCAGATATCTTAAATGTATTGACTAGTACTTTTTCATTATTTATAACAATTGCTGTAGGTTATACTGTTTTTAAAGCAATGAGATGTACTCCAATTTACGGAATATTAATTGCAGTTGTATTAACTGCTCCGGGTTTAATTAATATGGGAGATGTAAAACCTGAAGAAGGTCAAACAATTCTTGGTCAATATCCTGGTTGAACTTTATTTGGAGAAGGAACTACTTATCCTTTTAAAATCAACTTTAATGGTTTAATGGTTCCAATGATTATAGTTGCAATTTTTGGAGCTTATATGGAAAGATGAACTTCTAAAATAAAAAATGTTACTGCTAGAAACATTTTAAGTCCAGTATTAATAATTGCAGTTACATTCTTATTTTCAGTATTTATTATTGCTCCAATTGGAATGTTATTTACAAATTATTTATCAATTTCAGTGAATTGATTAAGTACAAATTACATTGCAAAATATATAGCAGTTCCTTTAATTGGAGCGTTATATGGTCCTTTAGTGATTACTGGATTACACCATTCATTAACACCAATTATTTTACAAGGTCAAGCAATGTATGGAGCAACAATCATTCAAGGATTATGTACACTTTCAAATGTTTCGCAAGGAGTAGCAACAATTGCTTTTGTAGTTTTAAATAGAAAAGTTAAACAGTTAAAAGAATTAGGAATATCAAATGGTGTATCTGCAATAGTAGGAGGTATAACTGAACCTTCATTATTTACTGTTAATTTAAAACATTTATATCCTTTAATTGCTTGTTCGATTGGTGTATTTTGTGGAAGTCTTGTATTAGTTGCTTCTAACACTTATGCTTTACAAGGAGCAAGTTCTATATTTGGTTATTTAATGTTCCAACATAAAGCACCAGATGCTACTGGAGTATCAACTTGATTTGGTGGAGGATTTTTATGAGGAGCAATATCAATTTTAGTAAGTTGTTGTGTAACGTTTTTAATGACAATAATTTTAGGCAAAGTTAAATATTTTTCTCAAAGAACAAGAAATTTACTTTTAGAAGATTTTAATGAAGATATATTTGAATTAAAAAAAACTTATAAAGAAAATAAAAAAATAAAAACTAATAGAGTATAA
- a CDS encoding glycoside hydrolase family 1 protein, translating to MIIFKKDFQIGASMSSMQTEGKGITKIGDLTFDKYFQEHPELFYDRVGPEITCDITRHYKNDIKMFKEIGFDSLRTGFSWARLFPDGKNLNHEAVNFYHDYINEYKKNNIKIFMTLFHFDMPLWAHQKGGWESREVINSFVNYCNFVFQEFNDEVDYYVTFNEPLVPVYEGYLNDKHYPALNDPKQAVNQAFGIFLAHSKVLLEYKKHNLKAKIGVVFNWNYTYAYSQSKEDIDAARIYDAYVNRGPLKIMYNGQIDPILIETLKEYDMLPAHSQEEIDIIKQTKIDFLGINYYFPCRVKCKENNLNRWVMDKFEIKIPENAKINPHRGWEIYPEALYEIGMEIKNDFNNIPWYIAENGMGVENEERYRNQQGMIEDDYRIEFLTDHLLQIKKAIDDGSNCFGYHLWAALDCWSFRNAFKNRYGLIEVDLKDQSRKFKKSAYWYKQMIEAKKG from the coding sequence ATGATTATATTTAAAAAAGATTTTCAAATTGGAGCTTCTATGAGTTCTATGCAAACAGAAGGAAAGGGTATTACAAAAATTGGGGATTTAACTTTTGATAAATACTTTCAAGAACATCCAGAGTTATTTTATGATCGTGTTGGACCAGAAATAACTTGTGACATTACTAGACATTATAAAAATGATATAAAAATGTTTAAAGAAATTGGATTTGATTCATTAAGAACTGGTTTTTCATGAGCGAGACTATTTCCTGATGGTAAAAACCTTAACCATGAAGCTGTAAATTTTTATCATGATTATATTAACGAGTATAAAAAAAATAACATCAAAATATTTATGACATTATTTCATTTTGATATGCCTTTATGAGCGCATCAAAAGGGTGGATGAGAATCACGTGAAGTGATTAATAGTTTTGTAAACTACTGTAACTTTGTTTTTCAAGAATTTAATGACGAAGTTGATTATTATGTTACATTTAACGAACCTTTAGTTCCAGTTTATGAAGGTTATTTAAATGATAAACATTATCCTGCATTAAATGATCCAAAACAAGCTGTTAACCAAGCATTTGGAATATTTTTAGCACATTCAAAAGTTTTATTAGAATACAAAAAACATAATTTAAAAGCAAAAATTGGAGTTGTATTTAATTGAAACTATACTTATGCTTATTCACAAAGTAAAGAAGATATTGATGCAGCAAGAATTTATGATGCATATGTAAATAGAGGACCTTTAAAAATTATGTATAATGGACAAATTGATCCTATTTTAATAGAAACTTTAAAAGAATATGATATGTTGCCAGCTCACTCCCAAGAAGAAATTGATATTATTAAACAAACTAAAATAGACTTTTTAGGGATAAATTATTATTTTCCTTGTCGAGTTAAATGTAAAGAAAATAATTTAAATAGATGAGTTATGGATAAATTTGAAATAAAAATACCAGAAAATGCAAAAATTAATCCTCATAGAGGTTGAGAAATATATCCTGAAGCATTATATGAAATTGGAATGGAAATAAAAAATGATTTTAATAACATTCCTTGATATATTGCAGAGAATGGAATGGGAGTTGAAAATGAAGAACGCTATAGAAATCAACAAGGTATGATTGAAGATGACTATCGAATTGAATTTTTAACAGATCATTTACTACAAATTAAAAAAGCAATTGATGATGGATCAAATTGCTTTGGATATCATTTATGAGCAGCACTTGATTGTTGAAGTTTTAGAAATGCTTTTAAAAATCGTTATGGATTAATTGAAGTTGATTTAAAAGATCAAAGTCGTAAATTTAAAAAATCAGCATATTGATATAAACAAATGATTGAAGCTAAGAAAGGATAG
- a CDS encoding DUF2828 family protein, with product MRLIELIYSTLISEVNRSDKSISLISKWMPSINASSYKQITLAKKFVNLVKLNFDKNFDYKAYRKLLTSLRVKLNLFENNLRIKDYQSINYSNLSGKSLKKYANAFSRNDFDKYNDFINKSISDSNNLNANNFFAYEIIEHAFYDINEAAAYWINMKKIVVQKTQIFYQCVILVVLWKGCLYTIQWV from the coding sequence TTGCGTTTAATTGAATTAATTTATTCAACTTTAATTAGCGAAGTTAATCGAAGTGATAAAAGTATTTCATTAATTTCAAAATGAATGCCTTCAATCAACGCTTCAAGTTATAAACAAATAACTTTAGCTAAAAAATTTGTTAACTTAGTTAAACTAAATTTTGATAAAAACTTTGATTACAAAGCATATCGTAAATTACTTACAAGTTTAAGAGTTAAATTAAACCTTTTTGAAAATAACTTAAGAATCAAAGATTATCAAAGTATAAATTATAGTAACTTATCAGGTAAATCTTTGAAAAAATATGCAAATGCTTTTAGTAGAAATGATTTTGATAAATACAATGATTTTATAAATAAATCAATTAGTGATTCAAATAATTTAAATGCTAATAACTTTTTTGCATACGAAATTATCGAACATGCTTTTTATGATATAAATGAAGCTGCTGCATATTGAATTAATATGAAAAAAATTGTAGTTCAGAAAACACAAATATTTTACCAGTGTGTGATTTTAGTGGTTCTATGGAAGGGTTGCCTTTATACAATTCAATGGGTTTAG
- a CDS encoding sulfite exporter TauE/SafE family protein: MIKNIDEYLIKIEKDIEKVYEISNNLMSFKKTTKEIKKSIIKDWKDKNIDNNQKVNCLSTLKKSYKEYLKIFDKKSKDNFINLNQQYNQYIDTYNKDKKPLKKKISVKAMKILGISLVPLMMLLALCISYLCVNKINLTNQNSIIAFSLSMIILVVCLIFLVFIIIFSTKKSVLDYKNKSYICASIGFTASFFDTLGIGSFATNTGLLKATKSLKDDKKLPGTLNIGMAIPNLFSGVLFMTSVSVDLTTLITFVLSAIIGSLIGSSIVNKINKKLIAIIMGVVLAITSILMLLTVKGIEIFPSGSAMGVSDVWWKLFLGCLAFVFLGMMMSFGVGLYAPAMAVISFLGINFLVVFPIMTCSAGLTMHINGYKFYFKNNYMPKTSFFMTMGGIIGVLTSYTIVFLGLITLLKVDQTLITDIFKWLSVFVIAYSSYTLFRSYFKQRKVVISAIPKISYTIDYLDFNNYINSFYTNTFVKNI; this comes from the coding sequence TTGATTAAAAATATTGATGAGTATTTGATTAAAATTGAAAAAGACATTGAAAAAGTCTATGAAATTTCAAATAATTTAATGAGTTTTAAAAAAACAACTAAAGAAATTAAAAAAAGCATAATTAAAGATTGAAAAGATAAAAATATTGATAATAATCAAAAAGTTAATTGCTTAAGTACTTTAAAAAAAAGTTATAAAGAATATTTAAAGATTTTTGATAAAAAGAGTAAAGATAACTTTATAAATTTAAATCAACAATATAATCAATACATTGATACTTACAACAAAGATAAAAAACCTTTAAAAAAGAAAATATCTGTTAAAGCAATGAAAATTTTAGGAATAAGTTTAGTTCCATTAATGATGTTATTAGCTTTATGTATTAGTTATTTATGTGTAAACAAAATTAATTTAACTAATCAAAATTCTATAATTGCATTTAGTTTATCAATGATTATTTTAGTAGTTTGTTTAATATTTTTAGTTTTTATAATCATATTTTCAACTAAAAAATCAGTATTAGATTACAAGAATAAATCTTATATTTGTGCAAGCATTGGATTTACAGCAAGTTTTTTTGATACATTAGGAATTGGTTCATTTGCAACTAACACTGGTCTTTTAAAAGCAACAAAAAGTTTAAAAGATGATAAAAAATTACCAGGAACATTGAATATTGGTATGGCAATTCCAAACTTATTTTCTGGTGTATTATTTATGACAAGTGTTAGTGTTGATTTAACAACTTTAATTACATTTGTATTATCTGCAATTATTGGTTCTTTAATTGGAAGTAGTATTGTTAATAAAATTAATAAAAAACTAATCGCTATTATAATGGGAGTAGTTCTTGCAATTACTTCAATTCTAATGCTTTTAACAGTCAAAGGAATTGAAATATTTCCATCAGGAAGTGCTATGGGAGTTTCAGATGTTTGATGAAAATTATTCTTAGGATGTCTTGCTTTTGTATTTTTAGGAATGATGATGAGTTTTGGAGTTGGTCTATATGCTCCAGCAATGGCAGTTATTTCATTTTTAGGAATTAACTTCTTAGTAGTATTTCCAATAATGACTTGTAGTGCGGGGTTAACAATGCATATAAATGGTTATAAATTTTATTTTAAAAATAACTATATGCCAAAAACAAGCTTTTTTATGACAATGGGAGGTATAATTGGAGTTTTAACTTCTTATACGATTGTATTTTTAGGTTTAATTACTTTATTAAAAGTTGATCAAACTTTAATAACAGATATTTTTAAATGATTAAGTGTTTTTGTTATTGCCTATTCTTCTTATACTTTATTTAGAAGTTATTTTAAACAAAGAAAAGTTGTAATAAGTGCTATACCAAAAATAAGTTATACTATTGATTATTTGGATTTTAACAACTATATTAATAGTTTTTATACAAATACTTTTGTAAAAAATATCTAA
- a CDS encoding DUF2828 family protein, whose amino-acid sequence MEGLPLYNSMGLGMFLAHQNQGVFKNVLIEFESQPKFIKLKGNFIDDFNILKTHDAIGTTNIDLVFKKIILSMKNNNNFSDNPKYILIISDMEFNQATSNNQDSNFEHWKNEFKSYNLELPKIIFWNVDFDIDQSFPVVKNEKNVVLISGFSTHILKDLFNIES is encoded by the coding sequence ATGGAAGGGTTGCCTTTATACAATTCAATGGGTTTAGGAATGTTTTTAGCACATCAAAATCAAGGCGTATTTAAAAATGTTTTGATTGAATTTGAAAGTCAACCTAAATTTATTAAATTAAAAGGTAATTTTATTGATGATTTTAATATTTTAAAAACGCATGATGCAATTGGCACGACTAATATCGATCTAGTATTTAAAAAAATAATATTATCTATGAAAAATAATAATAATTTCTCTGATAATCCAAAATATATTTTAATTATTAGTGATATGGAGTTTAACCAAGCTACATCAAATAATCAAGATAGTAACTTTGAACATTGAAAAAACGAATTTAAAAGTTATAATCTTGAGTTGCCAAAAATTATTTTTTGAAATGTTGACTTTGATATTGATCAAAGTTTTCCAGTGGTTAAAAATGAAAAAAATGTAGTTTTAATTAGTGGATTTTCAACACATATTTTAAAAGATTTATTTAACATAGAAAGTTAA